In a genomic window of Blastopirellula marina:
- a CDS encoding SUMF1/EgtB/PvdO family nonheme iron enzyme yields MLSVSICFLSGSLNAAEVDFVKEVAPILEFNCVSCHSGDEPDGDFILTSKEMAFDSGSGGAIDPGNPDDSMLYTMTIVERTDDELMPPLRSGGPLRKEETELLKKWIEEGANWPEDVELKAKAKKSTHVSPDDFELVKKIHAKIVAQAEKEKGEAADYKNTIPVTEVDYQMIAVPGGEFLMGSPETEEFRKPEEGPQTKVTVDPFWIGKYEVTWDEYEPFMITQVDRYKDGSRKDFKSDEHTIVDAVSQPTPPYTEMSFGMGQHGYPAISMTQHAANKYCQWLSAQTGHFYRLPTEAEWEYACRAGTTSAYSFGDDPDQLTQYGWFYDNANEKYQKVGLKKPNPWGIYDMHGNVMEWTADQYVPDYFKQIQEDPNNPYIKPVTLYPRSARGGGWDDDPDRLRSAARRGSDALWKQQDPQLPKSVWYHTNAQQLGFRIIRPKKIPSPEEMYFYWNSAKDVF; encoded by the coding sequence TTGCTTAGCGTCTCTATTTGTTTTCTCTCTGGATCTCTCAATGCGGCGGAGGTCGATTTCGTAAAAGAAGTCGCGCCGATTCTGGAGTTCAACTGTGTCTCGTGCCATTCAGGGGATGAACCAGATGGTGACTTCATCCTGACGTCGAAGGAAATGGCATTCGATTCAGGTAGTGGCGGGGCGATTGATCCCGGCAATCCTGATGACAGTATGCTGTACACGATGACCATCGTCGAACGCACTGATGATGAACTGATGCCCCCTCTGCGATCTGGTGGTCCACTTAGGAAAGAAGAGACCGAATTGCTGAAGAAGTGGATCGAAGAAGGAGCAAATTGGCCGGAAGACGTTGAATTGAAAGCGAAGGCGAAGAAGTCAACGCACGTCTCGCCTGACGACTTCGAATTGGTTAAGAAAATCCATGCGAAGATTGTCGCCCAAGCCGAGAAGGAAAAAGGAGAAGCGGCTGACTATAAGAACACGATCCCAGTCACCGAGGTCGACTACCAAATGATCGCGGTCCCAGGTGGCGAGTTTCTGATGGGAAGCCCGGAGACGGAAGAATTCCGCAAGCCGGAAGAAGGGCCGCAAACCAAAGTGACCGTCGATCCATTCTGGATTGGCAAGTATGAAGTCACCTGGGATGAGTACGAACCGTTCATGATCACCCAGGTCGATCGCTACAAAGATGGTTCCCGCAAGGACTTCAAGTCGGATGAGCATACCATTGTCGACGCGGTTAGCCAACCAACGCCACCCTACACCGAAATGAGTTTCGGCATGGGGCAGCATGGCTATCCCGCGATCAGCATGACTCAGCACGCCGCCAACAAGTACTGCCAATGGCTTAGCGCTCAAACCGGGCACTTCTATCGCTTGCCTACCGAAGCGGAATGGGAATATGCTTGCCGCGCCGGCACGACATCCGCCTATTCTTTCGGTGACGACCCAGATCAGCTGACCCAGTATGGCTGGTTCTACGACAACGCGAACGAAAAGTACCAGAAGGTCGGTTTAAAGAAACCCAATCCATGGGGCATCTACGACATGCACGGCAACGTCATGGAGTGGACTGCCGATCAATACGTGCCTGACTACTTCAAGCAAATTCAAGAAGATCCCAACAATCCCTACATTAAGCCAGTCACGCTGTATCCACGTAGTGCGCGTGGCGGTGGTTGGGATGACGATCCAGATCGCTTACGAAGTGCGGCCCGTCGTGGTAGCGACGCACTTTGGAAGCAGCAAGACCCTCAGCTTCCCAAGAGCGTGTGGTATCACACCAACGCTCAGCAACTTGGCTTCCGCATTATTCGCCCTAAAAAGATACCCTCGCCAGAGGAAATGTACTTCTACTGGAATAGTGCGAAAGACGTTTTCTAG
- a CDS encoding FAD-binding and (Fe-S)-binding domain-containing protein encodes MDTAAAPVSVDLSDQFATLRSKLQGELHTGQLMRTLYSTDASAYQQMPLAVAIPKTSDDIRELILFAGKHGVGLIPRTAGTSLAGQVVGSGIVVDVSRNFTRILEIDAKERTVCVEPGVIRNELNLALKPHGMLFGPETSTQNRAMLGGMVGNNSCGSNSIKYGSTRDHLLEIEGFLSDGSFVTFKALSKEEFEAKCNGPDCLETTLYKQIRAMLSDTENRTEIEREFPKPSIPRRNTGYAIDLLMDADALNEGSDKPFNFCKLIAGSEGTLFFATKIKLNCLPLPPKVNGLICGHFETVDESLRATQIAVKHDCYGCELIDSYILACTERSIEHRANRWFVQGSPGAILVIDIRGDAEHEVQSRCDRIIAEIQAAGYGYAFPVLFGEDTEKIWDLRKAGLGLLGNTPGDAKPAPVIEDTCVDVDDLPEYIAEFNRRLQDRFGLECVHYAHAGSGEIHLRPVINLKTPDGNRQFREVAETIAELVKQYRGSLSGEHGDGRLRGEFLEYMIGARNYQLVREVKRTWDPGGVFNPNKIVDTPPMNSSLRYTPGQQPRQPETLFDFSSNFGILGAAEMCNGSGDCRKTHLTGGTMCPSYMATRNEMHTTRARANALRHVITDSDATNPFDNEELKEVLDLCLSCKGCKKECPSTVDMAKLKAEFQQHYYDAHGVPRRAKLIADFTSKQNLAAKFPWLWNLLFGTTFIRKILNRLTGFHPERTIPLLPRQTLASWFAEHKAHENAGKVGRVLLFNDEFTNFHDPHVGIAAVELLERLGYSVKIPDHGESGRTWLSKGLLREAKKRIDHNLRLLEGQLSDGVTMIGLEPSTILTFRDETLELADPELRPIAHKIAPQCLMFEEFVQNEVRAGRITPDSFTDEAKSISLHGHCFQKALVGQSASIVALGLPRNYTVKTIPSGCCGMAGSFGYEAEHYPISMQIGELVLFPRVRELSEETLIAAPGTSCRHQIHDGTSRNAKHPAQILRDALVIS; translated from the coding sequence ATGGATACCGCCGCTGCACCCGTCTCTGTTGATCTTAGTGATCAGTTCGCTACTCTTCGCTCGAAATTACAAGGAGAACTGCACACTGGCCAATTGATGCGGACTCTATACTCCACCGATGCCTCGGCCTACCAACAGATGCCGCTGGCGGTGGCCATTCCGAAGACGAGCGATGATATCCGCGAATTGATTCTCTTTGCCGGGAAGCATGGTGTTGGCTTAATCCCGCGAACGGCTGGGACCTCGCTAGCGGGGCAGGTCGTTGGAAGTGGCATCGTCGTTGATGTCTCACGCAACTTTACACGCATCTTAGAGATCGACGCAAAAGAGCGAACAGTCTGTGTCGAGCCCGGCGTCATCCGCAACGAGCTCAACTTGGCGCTTAAGCCGCACGGCATGTTGTTCGGTCCCGAAACCTCAACGCAAAATCGAGCGATGCTTGGCGGGATGGTGGGCAACAATTCGTGCGGATCGAATTCGATCAAGTACGGCAGCACCCGCGATCATCTGCTGGAGATCGAAGGGTTTCTCTCCGATGGATCGTTCGTGACCTTCAAGGCACTTTCGAAAGAAGAGTTTGAAGCTAAGTGCAACGGCCCCGATTGCTTAGAGACGACGCTCTACAAGCAAATCCGAGCGATGCTTAGCGATACCGAGAATCGCACAGAGATTGAACGTGAATTTCCTAAGCCGTCCATCCCGCGTCGTAACACAGGCTACGCAATCGATCTATTGATGGACGCGGATGCGCTGAACGAAGGAAGTGACAAACCGTTCAATTTTTGCAAGCTGATCGCCGGAAGCGAAGGGACATTGTTCTTCGCCACGAAGATCAAACTGAATTGTCTACCACTGCCACCGAAAGTGAACGGATTGATTTGCGGGCACTTCGAGACAGTCGACGAATCATTACGCGCCACGCAAATTGCTGTGAAGCATGACTGCTACGGCTGCGAACTGATCGACAGTTACATCCTGGCTTGTACCGAACGAAGCATCGAACATCGCGCCAATCGATGGTTCGTGCAAGGCAGCCCCGGTGCGATCCTAGTGATCGACATCCGTGGCGATGCGGAGCATGAAGTCCAATCGCGCTGCGATCGGATCATCGCGGAAATTCAAGCCGCCGGATACGGCTATGCATTCCCCGTGCTCTTCGGAGAGGATACCGAGAAGATCTGGGATCTGCGAAAGGCAGGACTCGGATTGCTAGGTAACACGCCGGGTGATGCGAAGCCAGCGCCCGTCATCGAAGATACCTGTGTCGATGTGGATGATCTGCCAGAATACATCGCGGAGTTTAATCGGCGACTACAAGATCGGTTTGGCTTAGAGTGTGTTCACTATGCGCATGCTGGCAGTGGTGAGATTCACCTGCGCCCGGTGATCAATTTGAAGACGCCCGACGGGAATCGTCAATTTCGCGAGGTCGCGGAAACTATCGCGGAACTCGTCAAACAATACCGAGGGTCGCTCAGTGGTGAACATGGCGATGGCCGGCTTCGGGGCGAGTTCCTGGAATACATGATCGGAGCTCGTAACTACCAATTGGTCCGTGAGGTTAAGCGGACCTGGGATCCAGGCGGAGTGTTCAATCCGAATAAGATCGTCGATACGCCGCCGATGAACAGCTCACTCCGTTACACGCCAGGACAGCAGCCACGTCAGCCTGAGACACTGTTCGACTTTTCGTCGAACTTCGGCATTCTCGGCGCGGCTGAAATGTGCAACGGCTCAGGCGATTGTCGCAAGACGCACCTGACTGGCGGTACGATGTGTCCCAGTTACATGGCCACACGAAACGAGATGCACACGACTCGCGCCCGAGCGAACGCGTTACGACATGTGATTACCGATTCGGACGCGACCAATCCTTTCGACAACGAAGAGTTGAAAGAGGTCCTCGATCTCTGTTTGTCATGCAAGGGCTGCAAGAAGGAATGCCCGTCAACGGTCGACATGGCCAAATTGAAGGCCGAATTTCAACAGCATTATTATGATGCCCACGGAGTACCACGCCGCGCGAAATTGATTGCTGATTTCACGAGCAAACAAAACCTGGCCGCCAAGTTCCCATGGCTTTGGAATTTGTTGTTTGGTACCACGTTTATTCGGAAAATCTTGAATCGTTTAACCGGCTTCCATCCGGAACGAACCATCCCGCTTCTTCCCAGGCAAACGCTGGCATCCTGGTTTGCAGAGCACAAGGCGCATGAAAATGCCGGAAAAGTTGGACGGGTACTGCTGTTTAATGACGAGTTTACAAACTTCCATGATCCACATGTTGGGATAGCGGCTGTCGAACTTCTCGAACGGCTCGGCTACTCGGTCAAGATTCCTGATCACGGCGAGAGTGGCCGAACTTGGTTGTCGAAAGGATTACTTCGGGAGGCTAAGAAGCGGATCGATCACAATCTACGTCTGCTTGAGGGACAACTCAGCGATGGAGTCACGATGATTGGTCTAGAGCCGTCAACGATCCTCACCTTTCGCGACGAAACCTTGGAATTGGCAGATCCCGAGTTACGGCCAATCGCTCATAAGATCGCCCCCCAATGCTTGATGTTCGAGGAGTTTGTCCAAAACGAGGTCAGGGCAGGGCGGATCACGCCCGACTCATTCACGGACGAAGCGAAATCGATTTCGTTGCACGGACACTGCTTCCAGAAGGCACTCGTCGGGCAATCAGCCAGCATTGTGGCGTTGGGACTCCCTCGCAACTATACGGTAAAGACTATTCCCAGTGGATGTTGCGGGATGGCTGGATCGTTTGGCTACGAGGCCGAGCATTACCCGATTTCGATGCAGATTGGCGAGTTGGTCCTCTTTCCTCGCGTCCGGGAACTATCGGAAGAGACGCTGATCGCTGCCCCAGGTACCTCGTGCCGACATCAAATCCACGACGGTACATCTCGTAATGCAAAACATCCCGCCCAAATCTTGCGAGATGCCCTCGTCATTTCGTGA
- a CDS encoding nicotinate phosphoribosyltransferase codes for MLNELYQPPLALLTDLYQLTMAYGYWKLGRADQHAVFHLFFRKPPFRGGYAVAAGLEQALQYLERFRFEQSDLDYLGSLTGNDGAPLFEQAFLDYLGQTKLSVDVDAVQEGTVTFGQEPLLRVRGPILQCQLLETPLLNLINFQTLIATKSARIATAAGDDPILEFGLRRAQGIDGALSASRAAYIGGSTATSNVLAGKMFGIPVKGTHAHSWVMSFDTEAEAFAQYAAAMPNNCVFLVDTYDTLDGVRQACKVGKKLREQGHEMVGIRLDSGDLAYLSIEARKILDEAGFPKAAIVASNDLDEHIIENLKSQGSQIAIWGVGTKLATAFDQPALGGVYKLAAIQQADGTWQPKVKLSEQAIKTSIPGTLQVRRYMEDGRMVGDMIYDEQVGVDPRRVIVDSKDATRRKRLAETTSVELLRPAMQGGKRVAMAESLKDIRERAQRQLASLHPTIRRFMNPHEYPVGLDIGLHELRDNMIHEARQARWQAEEDPS; via the coding sequence ATGCTCAACGAACTCTATCAACCTCCGTTAGCGCTGCTAACCGATTTGTACCAGCTGACGATGGCCTACGGCTATTGGAAGCTGGGACGGGCAGATCAGCATGCGGTATTCCATTTGTTCTTTCGCAAGCCACCTTTCCGAGGTGGATATGCGGTTGCCGCTGGTCTCGAGCAAGCGTTGCAATACTTGGAGCGATTCCGCTTCGAGCAATCCGACTTGGATTACCTGGGCAGCCTAACCGGAAATGATGGTGCTCCTCTATTCGAACAGGCGTTCCTCGATTATCTGGGGCAAACGAAGCTGTCGGTCGATGTTGATGCGGTTCAGGAAGGAACCGTTACCTTCGGGCAGGAACCACTTTTGCGGGTTCGCGGCCCGATTCTGCAGTGTCAATTGTTAGAAACACCCCTGTTAAATCTAATCAACTTTCAAACATTGATTGCCACCAAATCGGCTCGTATTGCGACTGCGGCAGGAGACGATCCGATTTTGGAATTCGGACTGCGACGGGCCCAAGGTATTGATGGCGCTCTTTCCGCCAGCAGGGCTGCCTACATCGGTGGAAGCACTGCCACATCCAACGTTTTGGCTGGCAAGATGTTTGGCATTCCCGTGAAAGGAACCCATGCCCATAGCTGGGTTATGTCGTTCGATACGGAAGCGGAAGCATTCGCTCAATACGCCGCAGCAATGCCCAATAATTGCGTCTTCCTGGTCGATACGTATGACACGCTTGATGGAGTCCGCCAGGCCTGTAAAGTTGGCAAAAAGCTACGCGAACAAGGACACGAGATGGTCGGAATTCGTCTCGACTCAGGCGACCTCGCATATCTCAGCATCGAGGCACGCAAGATCCTAGACGAAGCAGGATTTCCCAAAGCCGCGATTGTTGCCTCCAATGACCTGGACGAACACATCATCGAAAACCTCAAATCGCAAGGTAGCCAGATCGCGATCTGGGGAGTGGGAACCAAATTGGCTACCGCATTCGATCAACCTGCCTTAGGAGGCGTTTATAAGCTGGCCGCTATCCAGCAAGCCGATGGCACATGGCAACCGAAGGTCAAACTATCAGAACAGGCGATTAAGACATCGATCCCCGGAACCTTACAGGTACGTCGTTACATGGAAGACGGCCGTATGGTCGGTGACATGATTTATGACGAACAAGTAGGCGTTGATCCACGGAGAGTCATTGTCGATAGCAAAGATGCCACGCGACGCAAACGGCTAGCAGAGACGACCTCGGTCGAACTTCTCCGGCCAGCGATGCAAGGGGGTAAGCGAGTCGCGATGGCCGAATCACTAAAGGACATTCGTGAGCGAGCCCAACGGCAACTGGCCTCGTTGCATCCGACGATTCGTCGATTCATGAATCCTCACGAGTATCCGGTTGGCCTTGATATTGGCCTGCATGAACTACGAGACAACATGATTCACGAGGCTCGGCAGGCTCGTTGGCAAGCAGAGGAAGACCCATCGTGA
- a CDS encoding NUDIX hydrolase produces the protein MKKTHQYEYARPALTVDIVVFALDEDDLMVMLIQRDLSPFEGQWALPGGFVHINETLDDAARRELQEETGLKDIFLEQLYTFGDLERDPRERVVTVAYYALVNLEGHNVQASTDARNAAWFAMSELPELAFDHHQILKTAHDRLRGKVRYQPIGFELLPDKFTLRQLQHLYEVILDRELDKRNFRKKVLGMEIVKETNEIEKDVAHRAARLFRFDKKNYDKLTKQGFHFEI, from the coding sequence GTGAAGAAAACGCATCAATACGAGTATGCCCGACCAGCATTAACGGTTGACATTGTGGTGTTCGCGCTCGATGAAGACGACTTGATGGTGATGTTAATCCAGCGAGATCTGTCTCCTTTCGAAGGACAATGGGCACTCCCAGGCGGCTTCGTGCATATCAACGAAACGCTGGACGACGCCGCTCGTCGCGAACTGCAAGAGGAGACAGGCTTGAAAGATATCTTCCTCGAGCAACTTTACACCTTTGGTGATTTGGAGCGAGATCCGCGCGAACGCGTCGTGACGGTTGCCTATTATGCGTTAGTCAATTTGGAAGGTCACAACGTTCAGGCTAGTACCGATGCTCGCAACGCGGCTTGGTTCGCGATGAGCGAATTACCTGAGTTGGCTTTCGATCACCACCAGATCTTGAAAACGGCCCACGATCGATTACGAGGCAAGGTCCGCTATCAACCGATCGGTTTCGAGCTCTTGCCAGACAAATTTACGCTGCGACAACTTCAACATTTATATGAGGTGATCCTGGACCGAGAGCTGGACAAGCGTAACTTCCGCAAGAAAGTCCTCGGCATGGAAATCGTCAAAGAAACCAACGAAATCGAAAAAGACGTGGCCCACCGCGCCGCACGATTGTTCCGCTTTGATAAGAAGAATTACGACAAGCTCACCAAACAAGGGTTTCACTTCGAGATTTAG
- a CDS encoding ADP-ribosylglycohydrolase family protein: MNRYPYILGCLLGTALGDAVGLRREGLPARRAQRMYGDPPFTPSLGYGLAMVSDDTEHTQLVTRALALSGLDPDRFEREFAHQLRCWLLAVPAGVGFATLRACIKLLIGFSPSNSGVLSAGNGPAMRSAMIGIVSRSESEMVEFVRRSTRMTHTDERAFEGSLIVAFAAGLTARGETQDPLTFLKKYIPVIQGEELRSRISAAIPLLEEGKTPQEYSQVMGWSKGVSGYVNETVPAAIYCWASSPTNFRECIEDAVRLGGDTDTVAAIAGAICGANLTNASLPQEWLSKLTEWPRNMTWMEQLSDSLASGNGNPPGMHWPTTFLRNIVFTTAVLSLGLRRLLPPY; this comes from the coding sequence ATGAATCGGTATCCGTACATCTTGGGTTGCCTGCTAGGGACGGCGTTAGGCGATGCTGTTGGTCTTCGTCGCGAGGGCCTTCCAGCTAGACGAGCTCAACGGATGTACGGCGATCCCCCGTTCACTCCTAGCCTCGGTTACGGCCTGGCCATGGTCAGCGATGATACGGAACATACTCAGCTGGTTACCCGTGCTCTAGCCCTTTCAGGCCTCGATCCAGATCGCTTCGAGCGGGAATTCGCGCATCAACTGAGGTGTTGGCTTCTAGCTGTGCCGGCGGGCGTAGGTTTTGCAACGCTACGAGCTTGCATCAAGCTGTTAATCGGATTTAGCCCAAGTAATAGTGGCGTCTTGAGTGCAGGCAATGGACCGGCGATGCGAAGTGCGATGATCGGTATCGTCTCCCGATCGGAGAGCGAAATGGTGGAATTTGTCCGAAGATCAACGCGTATGACTCACACCGATGAACGCGCCTTCGAAGGATCGCTCATTGTCGCGTTTGCAGCTGGTTTGACCGCACGCGGTGAAACACAGGATCCTTTGACGTTCCTGAAGAAATACATTCCGGTCATTCAAGGGGAAGAATTAAGATCGCGAATAAGTGCTGCTATTCCATTGCTTGAAGAAGGCAAAACGCCACAGGAATACTCGCAAGTCATGGGATGGTCGAAAGGAGTAAGTGGCTACGTGAATGAAACTGTGCCAGCTGCAATTTATTGCTGGGCGTCTTCACCAACCAACTTCCGCGAGTGCATCGAAGACGCGGTTCGCCTCGGAGGGGATACCGACACGGTTGCGGCCATCGCTGGCGCCATTTGTGGAGCCAACTTAACCAACGCTTCTCTACCGCAGGAATGGCTGAGTAAATTGACCGAATGGCCTCGAAACATGACATGGATGGAACAGCTGAGCGACTCACTTGCATCAGGTAACGGCAATCCACCAGGTATGCACTGGCCAACAACATTCCTAAGAAACATCGTATTTACAACCGCCGTGTTATCGCTCGGCTTGCGGAGACTACTTCCGCCCTACTAA
- the pncA gene encoding bifunctional nicotinamidase/pyrazinamidase, which produces MIALLLIDIQNDFLPGGALAVNKGDRVIPVANRLMPGYPLVVATQDWHPAAHRSFASQHPAKQVGDVIELEGLTQVLWPDHCIQGTDGAQFAPGLNQGGIDHVVRKGTDSSIDSYSGFFDNARRKSTGLQDYLRKEGVKEVHIVGLATDYCVKFTALDAVGLGFTTKVIQEGVRGVELNDGDCQAAIDEMTRSGIEIISEENDDHRILFDEAHLRRVLKLRSVRVHDRRSRISD; this is translated from the coding sequence ATGATCGCCCTATTGTTAATCGACATTCAAAACGACTTTCTCCCCGGCGGCGCACTTGCGGTGAACAAGGGAGACCGAGTGATTCCGGTCGCCAACCGCTTAATGCCGGGCTATCCGTTGGTCGTGGCGACGCAGGATTGGCATCCTGCTGCTCATCGATCGTTTGCCAGTCAGCATCCAGCAAAGCAAGTTGGCGATGTCATTGAACTTGAGGGCCTGACACAAGTTCTTTGGCCAGATCATTGCATTCAAGGAACCGACGGTGCCCAATTCGCACCTGGGCTGAACCAAGGTGGGATCGATCATGTCGTGCGGAAGGGAACGGATTCTTCGATCGATAGCTACAGTGGTTTTTTCGACAACGCACGACGAAAGAGCACGGGATTGCAAGACTACTTACGAAAGGAAGGCGTCAAAGAAGTCCACATTGTCGGTCTGGCAACGGACTATTGCGTTAAGTTCACCGCACTGGACGCGGTTGGACTGGGCTTCACAACCAAGGTAATTCAGGAAGGGGTTCGCGGTGTTGAGCTGAATGATGGAGACTGCCAAGCCGCGATCGACGAGATGACACGTTCGGGAATTGAAATCATAAGCGAGGAAAACGATGACCATCGAATTCTATTCGACGAAGCACACCTACGGCGAGTTCTCAAACTTCGCTCCGTTCGCGTTCACGATCGACGGTCTCGAATATCGGACTAG
- a CDS encoding NADAR family protein: protein MTIEFYSTKHTYGEFSNFAPFAFTIDGLEYRTSEHYFQAMKFEDTEYQKKIRETKSPMIAARLGRSRKVKIRDDWEEVKIDVMRAAVRSKFHAHDSLQELLLATGEETIVEAAGRDYFWGAGKDRSGQNWLGKILMEIRDELRESQTETADKDHESK, encoded by the coding sequence ATGACCATCGAATTCTATTCGACGAAGCACACCTACGGCGAGTTCTCAAACTTCGCTCCGTTCGCGTTCACGATCGACGGTCTCGAATATCGGACTAGCGAGCACTACTTTCAGGCAATGAAGTTCGAAGATACCGAATACCAAAAGAAGATTCGTGAGACGAAAAGCCCCATGATCGCAGCCCGTCTGGGGCGTAGCCGAAAGGTCAAGATTCGTGACGATTGGGAAGAAGTGAAGATCGACGTGATGCGCGCAGCGGTACGCAGCAAGTTTCATGCGCATGACTCCCTACAAGAATTGCTGCTCGCAACCGGTGAAGAAACAATCGTGGAAGCGGCCGGACGAGATTACTTTTGGGGCGCCGGCAAGGACAGGTCAGGTCAAAATTGGCTTGGCAAGATATTGATGGAGATTCGCGACGAACTGCGTGAATCACAAACAGAAACAGCAGATAAAGATCATGAGTCGAAGTAA
- a CDS encoding TIGR02452 family protein, which yields MSRSKRAELAQQTVEIVEQGWYKSANGRRVTIADQVAASLRATQLVKPDHFAPWLDHNWEGAKNTQFSVSNETTLASARTLADQSPGEATLCLNFASAKNPGGGFLGGSQAQEESLARSSALVTTLESQWDYYQINRDCHTAFYTDHMILSPSVPVFRDEDGTLLDKPYLMNFVTAPAVNAGAVIKNESTRQSDIEPAMANRINKLLSMAAHFGFDTLILGAWGCGVFLNDPAMIARLFAEALTSTGRFVGCFAKVHFAVLDKTEQEQIVSPFRKWLTF from the coding sequence ATGAGTCGAAGTAAACGAGCCGAACTGGCCCAACAAACCGTAGAGATTGTCGAACAAGGGTGGTACAAGTCTGCCAATGGACGGCGTGTGACGATTGCTGATCAAGTCGCCGCGTCACTGAGAGCTACTCAACTGGTCAAACCGGACCACTTCGCACCTTGGCTGGATCACAACTGGGAAGGTGCAAAGAATACCCAGTTTTCCGTGTCGAACGAAACCACGTTAGCCAGTGCCAGGACGCTCGCGGATCAATCTCCAGGGGAAGCAACTCTTTGCTTGAACTTCGCATCCGCCAAGAATCCCGGCGGGGGCTTCTTGGGCGGTAGCCAAGCCCAAGAGGAGAGCTTGGCCCGTAGCTCGGCTTTGGTAACCACGCTCGAATCCCAATGGGACTATTACCAGATCAATCGTGATTGCCATACGGCTTTCTACACCGATCATATGATCCTGAGTCCGAGCGTGCCCGTGTTTCGCGATGAAGATGGCACTTTGTTAGATAAGCCGTATCTCATGAACTTCGTGACCGCGCCGGCAGTGAATGCGGGTGCCGTCATCAAGAACGAATCCACTCGCCAGTCCGACATCGAACCGGCGATGGCAAACCGTATCAATAAGTTGCTCTCAATGGCAGCTCATTTTGGCTTCGATACCTTGATCCTGGGTGCGTGGGGCTGTGGAGTTTTCCTTAACGATCCAGCGATGATCGCTCGTTTGTTCGCGGAAGCACTAACCAGCACAGGACGATTCGTCGGTTGCTTCGCCAAAGTGCACTTCGCGGTCCTCGACAAAACCGAACAAGAACAGATCGTCAGCCCCTTCCGAAAGTGGCTGACATTTTAG
- a CDS encoding RNA 2'-phosphotransferase, with protein sequence MNTKQLKSISKRLSFILRHRPDSVGLTLEPGGWVSATALLAALSNNGTFVTPATLEEVVSDNDKQRFEFSADRSQIRARQGHSAEVDLQYEAAIPPDLLFHGTATRFLESIFAQGLIKGNRHHVHLSINHETMIQVGKRHGQPTVLEIDAKQMVIDGHQFLVTGNAVWLTDHVPPQYLKQSV encoded by the coding sequence ATGAACACGAAACAATTAAAAAGTATCAGCAAACGGCTGAGCTTCATTTTGCGTCACCGCCCGGATTCGGTTGGTCTTACACTAGAGCCAGGGGGTTGGGTAAGCGCAACGGCTCTTCTCGCCGCGTTGTCCAACAACGGCACGTTCGTCACACCGGCTACGCTAGAAGAAGTGGTTAGCGACAACGACAAACAACGATTTGAATTCTCGGCAGATCGGTCTCAGATTCGCGCCCGCCAGGGACATTCCGCGGAAGTCGATCTGCAATATGAGGCGGCCATCCCGCCGGATCTGCTGTTCCATGGAACGGCTACGCGGTTTCTCGAATCGATCTTCGCCCAAGGCTTGATCAAAGGAAACCGGCACCATGTTCATCTATCCATTAATCATGAGACAATGATCCAAGTCGGCAAGCGACATGGTCAGCCCACCGTCTTGGAAATCGACGCAAAGCAGATGGTTATCGACGGACACCAGTTTCTTGTCACTGGTAACGCGGTTTGGCTAACCGATCACGTGCCGCCGCAATATCTCAAGCAGTCCGTTTAG